A stretch of Kaistella flava (ex Peng et al. 2021) DNA encodes these proteins:
- a CDS encoding anthranilate synthase component II has product MKILVFDNYDSFTYNLVQMIEQISGDKVDVFRNDQISLEEIEKYDKIVLSPGPGIPSEAGILIELIKKYAPTKSILGVCLGQQAIAEAFGGSLINLTEIYHGVATNAQTIKKDARLLRDLPENLEVGRYHSWAVNPVDFPEELEITSVDENGMIMSLQHKNYDVQAVQYHPESILTPHGKKIIQNFLQN; this is encoded by the coding sequence ATGAAAATATTAGTCTTCGATAATTACGACAGTTTTACGTATAATTTAGTTCAAATGATTGAGCAGATCAGTGGCGATAAAGTAGATGTATTCCGAAATGATCAAATCAGTTTAGAGGAGATCGAAAAGTATGATAAGATCGTTCTTTCTCCCGGTCCGGGAATTCCGAGTGAAGCGGGAATCTTAATTGAACTGATTAAAAAATACGCGCCAACAAAATCGATTTTAGGAGTTTGTCTTGGTCAGCAGGCGATTGCGGAAGCATTTGGCGGAAGTTTGATTAATCTCACGGAGATTTATCACGGCGTTGCAACGAACGCTCAAACAATTAAAAAAGACGCTCGACTTTTAAGGGATTTACCCGAAAATCTGGAAGTTGGTAGATATCATAGTTGGGCCGTAAATCCCGTAGATTTCCCCGAAGAACTGGAAATTACGTCAGTTGATGAGAACGGAATGATCATGTCGCTTCAACATAAAAACTACGATGTTCAGGCAGTTCAATATCATCCGGAAAGTATCTTGACACCGCACGGAAAAAAGATTATCCAAAATTTTTTACAGAATTAA
- the trpD gene encoding anthranilate phosphoribosyltransferase, which translates to MKEILQYLFDHQTLSKAQAKSILLEISKNIFNEIEVTSFVTVFLMRSITLAELEGFTEALQQLAPKIHLGTDDLVDIVGTGGDGKNTFNISTLASLVVAGTGQKVAKHGNYAASTISGASNVLETLGYRFKETEADLKNDLEKGNFCYLHAPIFHTSLKSIAPMRKNLGLKTFFNMLGPLINPAQPKYTMIGVANLEIARIYQYLLQKKNADFLLVNALDGYDEISLTSDTKIINKYGEKIYSAEELQFKNIEAETIFGGNSIEQAAQIFKGILEGKGTYEQNAVVLANASMALKNTEKYGDYENCLMMAKESLMEGKALNCLNLLID; encoded by the coding sequence ATGAAAGAAATATTACAATATTTATTCGACCATCAAACTTTGAGCAAAGCTCAGGCGAAATCAATTCTACTGGAAATTTCAAAGAATATTTTTAATGAAATTGAAGTGACTTCTTTCGTTACCGTGTTTTTGATGCGTAGTATTACGTTGGCAGAATTGGAAGGTTTTACCGAAGCATTGCAACAACTTGCGCCGAAAATTCACTTGGGAACGGATGATTTGGTGGACATTGTTGGAACCGGTGGCGATGGAAAAAACACGTTTAATATTTCAACTTTGGCGAGTTTGGTTGTTGCCGGAACTGGACAAAAAGTAGCGAAACATGGAAATTATGCGGCCTCAACAATTAGTGGAGCGTCCAACGTTTTGGAAACTTTAGGTTATCGGTTTAAAGAAACAGAAGCCGATTTGAAAAACGATTTAGAAAAAGGAAATTTCTGTTATTTACACGCACCAATTTTTCACACTTCATTGAAGTCAATTGCACCGATGCGTAAAAATTTAGGTTTAAAAACTTTTTTCAATATGTTGGGACCTTTGATTAATCCGGCTCAACCAAAATATACCATGATAGGTGTTGCGAATTTGGAAATCGCACGGATTTACCAATATTTATTACAGAAGAAAAATGCTGATTTTTTACTCGTAAATGCTTTAGATGGTTACGACGAAATCAGTTTGACGAGCGATACGAAAATCATTAATAAATATGGCGAAAAGATTTATTCAGCCGAAGAATTGCAGTTTAAAAATATCGAAGCAGAAACTATTTTCGGTGGTAACAGTATTGAACAAGCAGCGCAAATTTTCAAAGGCATTTTAGAAGGAAAGGGAACGTACGAGCAGAACGCCGTTGTTTTAGCCAATGCATCCATGGCTTTGAAAAATACGGAGAAATATGGCGATTACGAAAATTGTTTAATGATGGCGAAAGAAAGTTTAATGGAAGGAAAAGCCTTGAATTGTTTAAATCTTTTAATTGATTAG
- the trpC gene encoding indole-3-glycerol phosphate synthase TrpC, which translates to MNILDKIIEQKKHEVSEAKKKISLTQLKDAALFNRKTFSLKESVKSGCGIIAEFKRQSPSKGIINDKAEVLEVAKSYQKFGASGISILTDSEFFGGKLEDILKVRSEISIPILRKDFMIDEYQFYEAKVNGADVILLIASCLSPNQVQEFTQLSHELGLEVLLEIHTEDELNHCNKNIDLVGINNRNLKDFKVDLQHSVNLKNLLPKEVLAVAESGIFSVEDFKFLKEKGFDGFLMGEYFMRNENPGIAFEEFIKDVRN; encoded by the coding sequence ATGAATATTCTCGATAAAATAATTGAACAAAAAAAGCACGAAGTTTCGGAAGCAAAAAAGAAAATTTCTTTAACGCAATTAAAAGATGCAGCACTTTTTAACCGAAAAACTTTTTCCTTAAAAGAATCAGTGAAATCGGGTTGTGGAATAATTGCTGAATTTAAAAGACAATCGCCAAGTAAAGGAATTATTAATGATAAGGCAGAGGTTTTAGAAGTTGCAAAATCATATCAAAAATTTGGAGCAAGTGGAATTTCAATCCTGACTGATTCAGAATTTTTTGGAGGGAAATTAGAAGATATTTTGAAAGTACGAAGTGAAATTTCAATTCCTATTTTGCGAAAAGATTTCATGATTGATGAATATCAGTTTTACGAAGCAAAAGTGAATGGAGCAGACGTGATTTTATTAATCGCTTCGTGTCTTTCTCCAAACCAAGTTCAGGAGTTTACACAATTATCTCACGAATTAGGTTTAGAAGTTTTGTTGGAAATTCATACAGAAGATGAGTTAAATCACTGCAATAAAAACATTGATTTAGTCGGAATTAATAATAGAAACCTCAAAGATTTTAAAGTTGATTTACAACATTCGGTCAATTTGAAAAACCTTTTGCCAAAAGAAGTTTTGGCAGTTGCAGAAAGCGGAATTTTTTCTGTAGAAGATTTTAAATTTTTGAAGGAAAAAGGGTTTGATGGATTTTTAATGGGAGAATATTTTATGCGAAATGAAAATCCAGGAATTGCTTTTGAAGAATTTATAAAAGATGTTAGAAACTAG
- a CDS encoding phosphoribosylanthranilate isomerase: MSQQPTIDNRQPKLKVCGLTKLDQIEELISLKTDFLGFIFYKKSPRYVLNSLTLDQIRSINHQGKVGVFVNESLEQIIEISEKAGLNFIQLHGDELDDFILELREKLHPEIKIIKVFRIGTELENLKFKIQNLKSEVDYFLFDTDSKAFGGTGKSFDWQVLNELEITKPYFLSGGISEENIENIKLLKQKPFALDINSKFEIEPGNKNIDKIKEIKKLLD, translated from the coding sequence ATGAGCCAACAACCAACAATAGATAACCGACAACCAAAACTTAAGGTTTGCGGTTTAACAAAACTAGATCAAATTGAAGAATTAATTTCTTTAAAGACAGATTTTTTGGGCTTTATCTTTTATAAGAAATCGCCGCGTTATGTTTTAAATTCTTTGACTTTAGATCAAATAAGATCAATAAACCATCAAGGAAAAGTTGGAGTTTTTGTTAATGAAAGTCTAGAACAAATTATAGAAATATCTGAAAAAGCCGGACTCAATTTCATTCAACTTCACGGTGATGAACTTGATGATTTTATTTTAGAATTAAGAGAAAAACTACATCCTGAAATTAAAATAATCAAAGTCTTTAGAATAGGAACAGAACTAGAAAATTTAAAATTTAAAATCCAAAATTTAAAATCTGAAGTAGATTATTTTCTTTTCGATACCGATTCAAAAGCTTTTGGTGGAACAGGAAAATCATTCGACTGGCAAGTTTTAAATGAATTAGAAATCACCAAACCGTACTTTTTAAGTGGTGGAATTTCAGAAGAGAATATTGAAAATATCAAATTATTAAAACAGAAACCCTTTGCTTTAGATATCAATTCAAAATTTGAAATTGAACCTGGAAATAAAAACATAGACAAAATAAAAGAAATTAAAAAACTTCTCGATTAA
- the trpB gene encoding tryptophan synthase subunit beta has product MKTYRNPDENGYYGEFGGAFVPEMLYPNVEELQHNYLEIINSAEFQEEYQDLLKNYVGRATPLYFAKNLSEKYQTQVYLKREDLNHTGAHKINNALGQALLAKKLGKHRIIAETGAGQHGVATATACALLGLECIIYMGEVDIARQAPNVGRMKMLGATVIPATSGSKTLKDAVNEALRDWINNASTTHYIIGSVVGPHPFPDLVARFQSVISEEIKWQLKEKIGRENPDVVIACVGGGSNAAGTFYHFVDEPSVKIIAAEAGGFGLDSGKSAATTFLGTLGVLHGSKSLVMQTEDGQVIEPHSISAGLDYPGIGPFHANLAIGKRAEFFSITDDEALKSAFELTQIEGIIPALESAHALAVLEKKSFGKDEVVVICLSGRGDKDMETYLKLLE; this is encoded by the coding sequence ATGAAAACATACAGAAACCCAGATGAAAATGGTTATTACGGCGAATTTGGTGGTGCCTTTGTGCCGGAAATGTTATACCCAAATGTAGAGGAACTTCAACATAATTATTTAGAAATAATTAATTCTGCTGAATTTCAGGAGGAATACCAAGATTTGTTGAAGAATTACGTTGGTCGTGCAACTCCGTTATATTTTGCGAAGAATTTGAGCGAAAAATATCAGACGCAAGTTTATCTGAAAAGAGAAGATTTGAACCATACTGGCGCGCATAAAATTAACAATGCTTTAGGTCAAGCCTTGCTCGCTAAAAAATTAGGAAAGCATAGAATTATTGCAGAAACTGGCGCAGGACAACATGGCGTTGCGACGGCAACTGCTTGTGCTTTGCTCGGATTAGAATGCATTATTTATATGGGCGAAGTTGACATTGCCCGTCAAGCACCGAATGTTGGACGAATGAAAATGTTGGGAGCAACCGTTATTCCTGCGACTTCTGGATCTAAAACTTTGAAAGATGCAGTGAATGAAGCGTTAAGAGACTGGATTAATAATGCTTCTACAACGCATTATATTATTGGAAGTGTGGTTGGTCCGCATCCTTTTCCAGATTTGGTAGCGCGGTTTCAAAGTGTAATTTCTGAAGAAATAAAATGGCAGTTGAAGGAAAAGATCGGACGTGAAAATCCAGATGTTGTGATTGCTTGTGTTGGTGGCGGAAGTAATGCTGCCGGAACTTTCTATCATTTTGTAGATGAGCCGAGTGTGAAGATTATCGCTGCTGAAGCGGGAGGTTTTGGTTTGGATTCTGGTAAATCTGCGGCGACGACTTTTTTGGGAACGTTAGGAGTTTTGCATGGAAGTAAAAGTTTGGTCATGCAAACCGAAGATGGACAAGTCATCGAACCTCATTCGATTTCTGCAGGATTGGATTATCCTGGAATTGGACCTTTTCACGCCAATTTAGCCATAGGAAAAAGAGCGGAATTTTTCAGTATTACTGATGATGAAGCATTGAAATCTGCTTTTGAATTAACGCAAATAGAAGGAATTATTCCGGCTTTGGAATCTGCGCATGCTTTGGCAGTTTTAGAAAAGAAAAGTTTTGGAAAAGATGAAGTTGTGGTTATTTGTTTGAGTGGAAGAGGCGATAAGGATATGGAAACGTATTTGAAACTGTTGGAATGA
- a CDS encoding MauE/DoxX family redox-associated membrane protein, with protein sequence MKISKAEIFNIFEWIAVYIVAVYMIIYGVSKPMQFGDIQSYRQPINEMDSMSLMWAFYSYSKPYAIIIGVFEVLGAVLLMIPTTRIFGGFVLSSILINIILQDYFFKVHAGALANAILFQLLILIILFRHRGKILDALKILRGKFIFKIRWIYIPIGIVMIAIIELLMFSINYLIKFLNP encoded by the coding sequence ATGAAAATATCGAAGGCTGAAATTTTTAATATCTTCGAATGGATCGCAGTTTACATTGTAGCCGTTTATATGATTATCTATGGCGTCTCAAAACCAATGCAGTTCGGCGATATCCAATCTTATAGACAACCCATCAATGAAATGGATTCAATGTCCTTAATGTGGGCATTTTATTCCTATTCAAAACCTTACGCTATCATCATTGGAGTATTCGAAGTTTTAGGAGCGGTGTTATTGATGATTCCCACAACAAGAATATTTGGTGGATTTGTTTTAAGTTCAATTTTAATAAATATCATTCTTCAAGATTATTTTTTCAAAGTTCATGCAGGAGCATTAGCAAATGCAATTTTATTTCAACTATTAATTTTAATAATTCTGTTCAGACATCGCGGCAAAATTCTGGATGCTTTGAAAATTTTAAGAGGTAAGTTTATCTTTAAAATAAGATGGATTTATATTCCGATTGGCATTGTGATGATTGCAATTATTGAATTATTAATGTTTAGTATCAACTATTTAATTAAATTTTTAAACCCATGA
- the trpA gene encoding tryptophan synthase subunit alpha, whose protein sequence is MKKLNIYFTAGIPQLKDTTKILKLIQNSGADYIEIGMPYSDPVADGPVIQKAHEIALKNGMTIAELFEQLKTVKSEMNIPIILMGYINPVLSFGFEEFCKECKESGVSGLIIPDLPPVEFEKNYRSILEKYNLNFIFLVTPETSDERIKYLDSLSSGFLYAVSSSSTTGNEAKEINNEEYLNRLANLGLKNPVMIGFGIKNKSDFDKVTEKADGGIIGTAFVNILLNNDDWAKKGENFIRSIIN, encoded by the coding sequence ATGAAAAAACTGAATATATATTTCACTGCGGGAATTCCCCAATTGAAAGACACTACTAAAATTTTAAAATTAATCCAAAATTCCGGTGCTGATTATATCGAAATCGGAATGCCGTATTCTGATCCGGTTGCTGATGGACCTGTGATTCAAAAAGCACACGAAATTGCGTTGAAGAACGGAATGACCATCGCTGAACTTTTTGAACAATTAAAAACGGTAAAATCAGAAATGAATATTCCGATTATTTTGATGGGCTATATTAATCCAGTTTTAAGTTTTGGATTTGAAGAATTCTGTAAAGAATGTAAGGAGTCTGGAGTTTCGGGATTGATTATTCCGGATTTGCCGCCCGTGGAATTTGAGAAAAACTACCGATCGATTTTAGAAAAATACAATCTGAATTTTATCTTTTTGGTGACGCCAGAAACTTCGGATGAAAGAATAAAATATTTGGATTCTTTGAGTTCCGGATTTTTATATGCGGTTTCAAGTTCTTCCACGACAGGAAATGAGGCAAAAGAAATCAACAATGAAGAATATCTGAATCGACTTGCAAATTTAGGTTTGAAAAATCCAGTGATGATTGGGTTTGGAATTAAAAATAAATCTGATTTTGATAAGGTAACTGAAAAAGCAGATGGCGGAATTATCGGAACGGCTTTCGTGAATATTTTGCTTAATAATGATGACTGGGCAAAAAAAGGAGAAAACTTTATTCGTAGCATAATAAATTAA
- the lipB gene encoding lipoyl(octanoyl) transferase LipB, with translation MTSTQNRTLQFQELGLMHYEPAFEFQEKLMKEIIDLKLENRNRTDDEQVETPNYLLFVEHPHVYTIGKSGDEHNMLANAKKLEEINATYVKTNRGGDITYHGFGQIVGYPILDLDNFKSDIHLYMRNLEEVIIRTIAEYGLKGERSEGETGVWLDVGKPYARKICAMGVKTSKWVTMHGLALNVNTDLRYFEYIIACGIKDKGVTSLQRELEREFSDEEMDEVKEKIKKHFCDVFEAQIV, from the coding sequence ATGACAAGCACACAGAATAGAACTTTGCAGTTTCAGGAATTAGGGTTGATGCATTATGAACCGGCTTTTGAATTTCAGGAGAAACTGATGAAGGAAATCATCGATTTGAAATTGGAGAATCGCAACCGAACGGACGATGAACAGGTAGAAACACCGAATTATTTATTGTTTGTAGAGCATCCGCATGTTTATACAATCGGGAAATCCGGAGACGAGCATAATATGCTGGCAAATGCGAAGAAGTTGGAAGAAATCAATGCGACTTATGTGAAGACGAATCGCGGTGGAGATATTACGTATCATGGTTTCGGGCAGATTGTGGGATATCCGATTTTGGATTTGGATAATTTTAAATCTGACATTCATCTTTATATGCGAAATTTGGAGGAAGTGATTATTCGCACGATTGCTGAATATGGTTTGAAAGGCGAAAGAAGTGAAGGAGAAACCGGTGTTTGGCTGGATGTTGGAAAACCGTATGCGCGTAAGATTTGTGCGATGGGTGTGAAGACTTCTAAATGGGTGACCATGCATGGTTTGGCGTTGAATGTGAACACCGATTTGCGCTATTTCGAATATATTATTGCGTGCGGAATTAAAGATAAAGGCGTGACTTCTTTGCAAAGAGAATTAGAACGAGAATTCTCTGATGAGGAAATGGATGAAGTGAAAGAGAAAATTAAAAAACATTTCTGTGACGTTTTTGAAGCGCAGATTGTTTAA
- a CDS encoding peptide deformylase → MKKVSLLFVLFSVFVFSQKYTKSEISRITEGTIDSALPIFQTSDSLQHRVLLDQSMDANPKDKYTKILVNRMKLALLSTGSGVGIAAPQVGINRNIIWAKRFDKDGKPLEYFINPKILWRSEVLNLGPEGDLSIEVFRDNFYRSQVIQLEYFDLKGKKHTEIVEGFTAVILQHEIDHLSGILISDKIENQKMKTFEKVELYKEVK, encoded by the coding sequence ATGAAGAAGGTTTCCTTATTATTCGTCTTATTTTCTGTTTTTGTCTTTTCTCAAAAATATACAAAATCAGAAATTTCAAGAATTACGGAAGGAACTATCGATTCAGCCTTGCCTATTTTTCAAACATCTGATTCTTTGCAGCATCGAGTTTTACTCGATCAATCGATGGATGCAAATCCAAAAGATAAATACACAAAGATTTTAGTCAACCGAATGAAACTCGCACTTCTTTCTACGGGAAGCGGTGTCGGAATCGCAGCACCACAAGTTGGAATCAACCGGAATATCATTTGGGCAAAAAGGTTTGATAAAGACGGAAAACCGTTAGAATATTTTATCAATCCAAAAATTCTGTGGCGTTCAGAAGTTTTGAATTTAGGTCCGGAAGGTGATTTATCCATCGAGGTTTTCAGAGATAACTTCTACAGAAGTCAAGTCATTCAGTTAGAATATTTTGATTTAAAGGGAAAGAAACACACTGAAATTGTAGAAGGTTTTACGGCGGTTATTCTGCAGCACGAAATCGATCATCTTTCTGGGATTTTAATATCTGATAAAATAGAGAATCAGAAAATGAAGACTTTCGAAAAAGTTGAATTGTATAAGGAAGTAAAGTGA
- a CDS encoding putative quinol monooxygenase, which yields MKNLHIVALFQFKESDLMDALELLKKLVFETRKEEGCLQYDLIEDNTNKGVFFIIELWESDEHHHQHNGTDHLMNFRNQSASMLEKSAQVYKGYKTF from the coding sequence ATGAAAAACCTGCATATCGTAGCCTTATTCCAGTTCAAAGAAAGTGATTTGATGGACGCTTTGGAATTACTGAAAAAATTAGTTTTTGAAACCCGAAAGGAAGAAGGTTGTTTACAGTACGACTTGATCGAAGACAACACGAATAAAGGTGTTTTCTTTATTATTGAACTTTGGGAAAGTGACGAACATCACCATCAACACAATGGCACAGATCATTTGATGAATTTTAGAAATCAATCGGCATCGATGTTGGAGAAATCTGCGCAGGTTTATAAAGGATACAAAACGTTTTAA
- a CDS encoding dihydrolipoamide acetyltransferase family protein: protein MAEYKLLLPSMGEGVMEATIISWMFNEGDSVKEDDSVVEIATDKVDSDVPTPVSGKIIKILKQKDEVAKIGEAIAILEVAGAGDAVADQPQEPKSAEDVKTEIPNVDSDVVRGLQEALESSKTSTSFEGSDLYLSPLVKSIAQNEKISDNELQSIKGSGLDGRITKEDILSFVANRTAPAAPQAAAAPISVAATPAPVSAPIKLGAGDEIIQMDRVRKIIADAMVNSKRISPHVTSFIESDLTNVVRWRTKHKDIFEKREGEKLTYMPIFVHAIVKAIQDFPMINVSVDGDKIIKKKNINIGMATALPDGNLIVPVIKNADQLSLSGLAKAINDLAYRARNKKLRPEDTQGATYTISNVGGFGNLMGTPIIPQPQVAILAVGAIVKKPAVLETKDGDVIAIRNLMFMSHSYDHRVVDGSLGGMFLKHVHDYLQNWDMNTEI from the coding sequence ATGGCAGAATATAAATTACTACTTCCATCGATGGGAGAGGGCGTGATGGAAGCGACGATTATCAGTTGGATGTTCAATGAAGGAGATTCCGTAAAGGAAGATGACTCCGTTGTAGAAATTGCAACCGACAAAGTTGATTCCGATGTTCCGACTCCGGTTTCGGGGAAAATTATTAAAATCCTGAAGCAGAAAGATGAAGTTGCAAAAATTGGTGAAGCAATCGCAATTTTAGAAGTTGCCGGCGCTGGAGATGCAGTTGCTGATCAACCTCAAGAACCAAAATCTGCGGAAGACGTTAAAACTGAAATTCCAAATGTAGATTCTGACGTTGTAAGAGGTTTGCAGGAAGCGTTGGAAAGTTCAAAAACTTCTACCAGTTTCGAAGGTTCTGACTTATATCTATCTCCATTAGTAAAATCAATCGCACAGAATGAAAAAATTTCTGACAACGAATTGCAATCTATTAAAGGAAGTGGTTTAGACGGAAGAATTACCAAAGAAGATATATTGTCATTTGTTGCGAATAGAACCGCTCCTGCAGCTCCACAAGCAGCCGCAGCACCAATTTCTGTAGCCGCAACTCCAGCACCGGTTTCTGCACCAATTAAATTGGGCGCAGGTGACGAGATTATCCAAATGGATAGAGTGCGTAAAATCATTGCAGATGCAATGGTCAACTCAAAAAGAATTTCGCCACACGTTACTTCATTCATCGAATCCGATTTGACGAACGTTGTAAGATGGAGAACGAAACATAAAGATATTTTCGAAAAGAGAGAAGGTGAAAAATTGACGTATATGCCGATTTTTGTTCACGCAATTGTGAAAGCAATTCAGGACTTCCCGATGATCAACGTTTCTGTAGATGGCGATAAAATCATCAAAAAGAAAAACATCAATATCGGAATGGCAACGGCACTTCCAGACGGAAACCTTATTGTTCCTGTTATTAAAAACGCAGACCAACTTTCACTTTCCGGTTTAGCAAAAGCGATCAATGATTTGGCTTACCGTGCAAGAAATAAAAAATTAAGACCGGAAGATACGCAAGGTGCAACGTATACGATTTCTAACGTTGGCGGTTTCGGAAACCTAATGGGTACGCCGATTATTCCACAACCTCAAGTTGCTATTTTAGCGGTTGGTGCGATTGTGAAAAAACCTGCAGTTTTGGAAACTAAAGATGGCGACGTGATTGCAATACGTAATTTGATGTTCATGTCACATTCTTACGATCACCGTGTAGTAGACGGTTCTTTGGGTGGAATGTTCCTGAAACATGTTCACGATTATCTTCAAAACTGGGATATGAATACTGAAATTTAA
- a CDS encoding GNAT family N-acetyltransferase: protein MFTIRKATPEDTPVIFDLIKKLAVYEKMEDEVVTSVEELQENIFVKKFAHVIIGEENGIPAGFALYFYNFSTFVGKPGLYLEDLYVEPEHRGKGYGKTLLIELTKIAKAENCGRMEWSVLNWNQPAIDFYESLQAKPMNEWTVYRLDKKGIADLAE, encoded by the coding sequence ATGTTCACGATTAGAAAAGCCACGCCAGAAGATACTCCAGTAATTTTTGATCTTATTAAAAAACTCGCCGTTTATGAAAAAATGGAAGACGAAGTTGTAACTTCGGTAGAGGAACTTCAGGAAAATATATTTGTAAAGAAATTCGCACACGTCATCATCGGCGAAGAAAATGGTATTCCGGCTGGATTTGCGCTTTATTTCTACAATTTTTCAACTTTTGTAGGAAAACCCGGATTGTATTTGGAAGACCTTTATGTAGAGCCAGAACACCGCGGAAAAGGATACGGAAAAACCTTGCTCATTGAACTGACAAAAATTGCAAAAGCAGAAAACTGCGGAAGAATGGAGTGGTCGGTTCTAAACTGGAATCAGCCCGCCATCGATTTCTACGAATCACTTCAAGCAAAACCTATGAATGAATGGACCGTTTACCGTTTAGATAAAAAAGGAATCGCTGATTTAGCAGAATAA
- a CDS encoding GAF domain-containing protein, with translation MSEIKKRLSIILESPKNNKEEKLQKICTLLDQEISYFNWTGFYFKNGDKEELILGPYFGAPTDHTIIPYGKGICGQVAVSNETFVVPDVHEQDNYLSCSIDTKAEIVVPIMKDGQNIGQIDIDSHKVDPFTDEDREMLEWLCAEVAKIM, from the coding sequence ATGTCAGAAATAAAAAAACGACTTTCTATTATATTAGAAAGTCCAAAAAATAATAAAGAAGAAAAACTTCAAAAAATCTGTACTTTATTGGATCAAGAAATTTCCTATTTCAACTGGACCGGATTTTACTTTAAAAACGGTGACAAAGAAGAATTGATTTTAGGACCTTACTTTGGTGCTCCGACAGATCATACCATTATTCCTTACGGAAAAGGAATTTGTGGTCAGGTGGCTGTGTCTAATGAAACTTTCGTTGTTCCGGATGTTCATGAGCAAGACAACTATTTGAGTTGTTCAATCGACACCAAAGCAGAAATCGTAGTTCCGATTATGAAAGATGGTCAAAATATCGGACAAATTGATATTGACTCTCACAAAGTAGATCCATTCACAGATGAAGATCGTGAGATGCTGGAATGGCTTTGTGCAGAAGTTGCAAAGATTATGTAA